From the Leptolyngbya sp. O-77 genome, one window contains:
- a CDS encoding AMP-binding protein translates to MAIAPLLHQQATERPDAPAIIDGKAGETVSFVALERQSVQLAERLQQAGLQAGEAALVLVPVSARLYAVLLALFRLGAIAQFIDPAAGLNHLERCCALHPPRALIATPKAHLLQLKSAALRRIPLKFSTHRLLSATAPLDPDTPPALPLATPALLTFTSGSTGQPKAALRTHGFLLAQHRALVHSLHLTLGEIDLSTLPIFVLANLASGVTSLLPNVDLRYPGKVNARRLLRDIRRYRPTSTAASPALLGRLVTECEATGQTLPEFRRIFTGGAPVFPGLLQRLAAIAPLAEVTAVYGSTEAEPIAHVAYHEIQPDDLARMTQGKGLLAGYPVPEIALRILGDRWGQPIPTMTTAELHAQTLPAGAVGEIVVSGDHVLPGYLHGQGDAETKFRVDGVPWHRTGDAGYLDEQGRLWLLGRCSAKLTDTWGTIYPFAVEAAAQAQPGIRRSALVAHQGRRVLLIEWAEHFPKAARSPALQDLQTALAWAQIHQFHPCQIPVDKRHNAKVDYPALQRLLDRL, encoded by the coding sequence ATGGCGATCGCCCCCTTGCTCCATCAACAAGCTACTGAACGCCCTGATGCGCCTGCGATTATCGATGGGAAGGCGGGAGAAACGGTGTCCTTTGTGGCGCTGGAGCGACAGTCGGTGCAGCTTGCGGAGCGGTTGCAGCAGGCGGGGTTGCAGGCGGGCGAGGCGGCGCTGGTTCTGGTGCCTGTGTCGGCGCGGCTGTATGCGGTGTTGCTGGCGCTGTTTCGGCTGGGGGCGATCGCCCAGTTCATCGACCCTGCTGCCGGCCTCAACCATCTGGAGCGCTGCTGCGCTCTGCACCCGCCCCGTGCCCTGATCGCTACCCCCAAAGCCCACCTGCTCCAGCTAAAATCTGCTGCCCTCCGCCGCATTCCTCTCAAGTTCTCAACTCACCGCCTCCTTTCTGCCACAGCCCCACTCGACCCCGATACCCCGCCTGCGCTTCCCCTCGCCACCCCCGCCCTGCTCACCTTCACCAGCGGCAGCACGGGCCAGCCCAAAGCCGCCCTCCGCACCCACGGCTTTCTCCTAGCCCAGCACCGTGCCCTGGTCCACAGCCTGCACCTGACTCTGGGCGAGATTGATCTATCAACGCTGCCCATTTTCGTGCTGGCAAACCTCGCGTCGGGTGTCACCAGCCTGCTGCCCAATGTAGACTTGCGCTATCCCGGCAAGGTCAACGCCAGACGGCTGCTGCGAGATATCCGACGCTACCGACCAACAAGTACGGCTGCGTCTCCGGCGCTGCTGGGGCGACTGGTGACGGAATGCGAGGCGACGGGGCAGACGCTGCCCGAATTCCGCCGTATTTTTACGGGCGGTGCGCCAGTGTTTCCGGGGCTGCTGCAACGGCTGGCGGCGATCGCCCCCTTGGCGGAAGTTACGGCCGTCTATGGCTCCACCGAAGCGGAACCCATTGCCCACGTTGCGTATCACGAAATTCAGCCCGACGACCTGGCCCGCATGACCCAGGGAAAGGGGCTATTGGCAGGATATCCGGTGCCAGAGATTGCGCTGCGAATTTTGGGCGATCGCTGGGGTCAGCCTATACCGACCATGACCACTGCCGAACTGCACGCGCAAACCCTGCCAGCGGGCGCAGTTGGCGAAATTGTCGTCAGTGGCGACCATGTGCTGCCTGGATATTTGCACGGCCAGGGCGACGCAGAAACCAAGTTTCGAGTAGACGGCGTTCCCTGGCACCGCACGGGCGATGCGGGCTATCTGGACGAGCAGGGTCGGCTATGGCTGTTGGGGCGATGCAGCGCCAAGCTGACGGACACCTGGGGCACGATTTATCCCTTTGCAGTAGAGGCGGCAGCCCAGGCACAACCGGGCATTCGTCGATCGGCGCTGGTGGCGCATCAGGGTCGGCGGGTGCTGCTGATAGAATGGGCAGAGCATTTTCCCAAAGCAGCGCGATCGCCCGCGCTACAGGACTTGCAAACCGCACTGGCTTGGGCCCAAATTCACCAGTTCCACCCCTGCCAGATTCCGGTAGACAAGCGTCACAACGCCAAGGTGGATTATCCCGCTCTGCAACGACTGCTCGACCGCCTGTGA